In Miscanthus floridulus cultivar M001 chromosome 5, ASM1932011v1, whole genome shotgun sequence, one genomic interval encodes:
- the LOC136449587 gene encoding glutathione hydrolase 3-like, with protein sequence MAANGEDLRGRLLGVRDDGGTVWWDRDGDPPRGRRSIRPWTALAIAAALLALAGVVLFLSSGSDRAARRPGPGVPRGPAGATRRSRSSPHEVESGVGAAAADDARCSEVGAAALRAGGHAVDAAVAAALCLGVVHPMSSGLGGGAFVVVRDAASGDAVAFDARETAPAAATTDMYAADPTTKYRGALAMGVPGELAGLHATWTRYGRLPWRDLVAPAIRLAREGYEVVAYVARALRESEDAVLADPGLRAVFAPAGKVLAAGETCRNPALAATLERVAEEGAAALYHGAVGEDLVRDVRAAGGILTVDDLRGYEGEVSEAMRADAMGYTFLGMPPPSSGTVGMALILNILRGYKSLEFLKGFLGIHRIIESIKHMLAIRMDLGDPDFVNVTGDVAAMLSRPFADKVRQRIVDNTTFPPGYYFPKWRQLDDHGTSHLCVVDGDRNAVAMTTTVNDYFGAKVLSPSTGIVLNNEMDDFSVPAKWTPDHLPPAPANFIAPGKRPLSSMTPLIILKNGQLAGVLGGSGGTNIIATVTQVFLNHFVVGMDPLAAVQQPRVYHKLIPNVVTYENLTVPDGEVIALSGAARAFLEERGHWLRSTESGAVCQFIVHELAEPPAAPGHGVFRGRLTAVSDPRKGGSPAGL encoded by the exons ATGGCCGCGAACGGAGAGGATCTCCGGGGCCGGCTCCTCGGAGTCCGAGACGACGGAGGAACAGTCTGGTGGGACCGGGACGGCGACCCTCCGCGAGGCCGCCGGAGCATTCGCCCGTGGACGGCGCTGGCCATCGCCGCGGCGCTCCTCGCCCTGGCGGGCGTCGTGCTGTTCCTGAGCTCCGGTAGCGACAGGGCCGCCCGTCGTCCCGGTCCCGGCGTCCCCCGTGGCCCCGCGGGCGCCACGCGGCGGAGCCGGAGCTCGCCGCACGAGGTGGAGtccggcgtgggcgcggcggccGCGGACGACGCGCGGTGCTCGGAGGTGGGCGCCGCGGCGCTGCGCGCGGGCGGCCACGCGGTggacgccgccgtggccgccgcgcTCTGCCTCGGGGTCGTGCACCCCATGTCCAGCGGCCTCGGCGGGGGCGCCTTCGTCGTCGTCAGGGACGCCGCCTCCGGCGACGCCGTCGCCTTCGACGCCCGGGAGAccgcgccggccgccgccacGACG GACATGTACGCCGCGGACCCGACGACAAAGTACAGGGGCGCGCTCGCCATGGGCGTCCCGGGCGAGCTCGCTGGCCTCCACGCCACGTGGACGCGGTACGGGCGGCTGCCGTGGCGGGACCTCGTGGCGCCGGCGATCCGCCTGGCCCGGGAGGGCTACGAGGTGGTCGCGTACGTGGCCCGCGCGCTCAGGGAGAGCGAGGACGCCGTGCTCGCGGACCCCGGCCTGCGCGCCGTGTTCGCGCCGGCAGGGAAGGTGCTGGCGGCCGGGGAGACGTGCCGCAACCCGGCGCTCGCGGCCACGCTGGAGCGCGTGGCGGAGGAGGGCGCCGCGGCGCTCTACCACGGCGCCGTCGGGGAGGACTTGGTCCGCGACGTCAGGGCGGCCGGCGGGATCCTGACGGTGGACGACCTCAGAGGGTACGAGGGGGAGGTGAGCGAAGCCATGCGCGCCGACGCCATGGGGTACACCTTCCTCGGCATGCCGCCGCCGTCCAGCGGCACCGTCGGGATGGCGCTG ATTCTGAACATCTTGCGAGGGTACAAATCGCTCGAGTTCTTGAAGGGGTTCCTTGGCATCCACCGGATCATCGAATCCATCAAGCACATGCTAGCCATCCGGATGGACCTCGGCGACCCCGACTTCGTGAACGTGACCGGCGACGTCGCCGCGATGCTGTCGAGGCCATTCGCCGACAAAGTCCGGCAAAGGATCGTGGACAACACGACGTTCCCTCCCGGCTACTACTTCCCCAA ATGGAGGCAGCTGGATGACCACGGCACCAGCCACCTGTGCGTGGTGGACGGCGACCGGAACGCGGTGGCGATGACGACGACCGTGAACGACTACTTCGGCGCCAAGGTGCTGTCGCCGTCGACGGGCATCGTGCTGAACAACGAGATGGACGACTTCTCCGTCCCCGCGAAGTGGACGCCGGACCACCTCCCGCCCGCGCCGGCCAACTTCATAGCGCCCGGGAAACGGCCGCTGTCCTCCATGACGCCGCTGATCATACTCAAG AACGGCCAGCTCGCCGGCGTCCTCGGAGGCAGCGGGGGCACGAACATCATCGCCACGGTGACCCAGGTGTTCCTGAACCACTTCGTCGTCGGCATGGACCCTCTGGCCGCCGTGCAGCAGCCCAGGGTGTACCACAAG CTGATCCCGAACGTGGTGACGTACGAGAACCTGACGGTGCCCGACGGCGAGGTGATCGCGCTGAGCGGCGCGGCGAGGGCGTTCCTGGAGGAGAGGGGGCACTGGCTGAGGAGCACGGAATCGGGCGCCGTATGCCAGTTCATCGTGCACGAGCTGGCGGAGCCGCCGGCCGCGCCGGGCCACGGCGTCTTCCGCGGGAGGCTCACCGCCGTGAGCGACCCCAGGAAGGGCGGCAGCCCTGCGGGGTTGTGA